From the Cryptomeria japonica chromosome 2, Sugi_1.0, whole genome shotgun sequence genome, one window contains:
- the LOC131859389 gene encoding putative germin-like protein 2-1 → MASWLRLSFIFLCVFICCCSEHVMGADPDSLQDFCVADRQGQVLVNGFSCKDSKVVSSEDFFFRGLGREGDTSNAVGSNVTAANVNQIAGLNTLGISLVRIDFAVGGINPPHTHPRATEILVLLEGHLSVGFIDTTNKFYSKMLMKGDVFVFPKGLLHFQQNVGHRNAVAIAALSSQNPGVQVSANSLFAANPAIPVSVLTKAFRSDQTIVDSIQDKFV, encoded by the exons ATGGCAAGCTGGTTGCGCTTAAGCTTCATTTTCCTGTGTGTATTTATATGTTGTTGCAGCGAGCATGTGATGGGAGCAGATCCCGACTCCTTGCAAGATTTCTGTGTTGCAGATAGGCAAGGCCAAG TTTTGGTGAACGGCTTCTCTTGCAAGGACTCGAAAGTGGTTTCATCGGAGGACTTCTTCTTCCGAGGTCTGGGACGAGAAGGAGATACAAGCAACGCTGTAGGCTCTAACGTAACAGCGGCGAACGTTAACCAGATTGCGGGGCTTAACACACTGGGGATATCGTTGGTCCGCATTGACTTCGCTGTGGGTGGAATTAATCCTCCTCACACCCATCCAAGAGCCACTGAAATCTTGGTTTTGCTTGAAGGCCACCTCTCTGTGGGCTTCATCGATACTACAAACAAGTTTTACAGCAAGATGTTAATGAAAGGAGACGTGTTTGTGTTTCCCAAGGGATTGCTGCACTTCCAACAGAATGTGGGACATCGAAATGCAGTGGCCATCGCTGCCTTGAGCAGCCAGAATCCTGGAGTTCAGGTTTCTGCCAATTCTCTCTTTGCAGCGAATCCTGCTATCCCAGTTTCTGTATTGACGAAGGCCTTCCGAAGCGATCAAACAATTGTCGATTCCATTCAGGACAAGTTCGTGTAA